Proteins encoded within one genomic window of Amorphoplanes friuliensis DSM 7358:
- the malQ gene encoding 4-alpha-glucanotransferase: protein MDADLTALAEAHGVATWYEDWHRKRRDVAAESVIGVLGLLGVDATSPESIAEELAAIRTAREQHRLPGTVIVRQGATRPLTGTVHLEDGSRVEATGQLPDDLPLGWHRLVTDDQDVALVVVPTELPEPPETWGWMLQLYALHSAASWGLGDLGDLRTFVEGSRGAGLVLLNPLHAVTPTLPVPASPYSPSSRRFANPLYLRVADTDAYRRADPPLREQVDALRPAPTADGLIDYTAVWQAKRAALQLLWPLAGEVDLTADPGLTDFATFCALAETHGPNWQTWPEEFRRPDSPAVQAARGGDRVAFHVWLQRLLDDQLNAANQAARDAGMPVGIVHDLAVGIDPNGADGWLLQDVLAAGVHTGAPPDAFNQLGQDWGLAAWRPDQLIETGYAAYRDMLQRIFRRAGGLRVDHVAGLWRLWWVPPGLGPAEGTYVHYDPEAMLGILALEAHRAGAVVIGEDLGTVQPVVTETLERMNMLRSAVLWFTRDYENDPTQQYLPAADYPRNALASISTHDLPTAAGFLVGEQVRVRAELGQLAGTIEEEQDYADKDRAKLLFRLTEEGLITPDSGPDEIIVAMHQFLARTPCRFITASLYDVLGELRQPNLPGTTDEYPNWRIPLTSSLEQILADPRVDRVAEVLSAQKGVAR, encoded by the coding sequence ATGGACGCGGATCTGACTGCTCTGGCCGAGGCGCACGGGGTGGCCACCTGGTACGAGGACTGGCACCGCAAGCGCCGGGACGTGGCCGCGGAATCGGTGATCGGGGTGCTGGGCCTGCTCGGTGTCGACGCCACCTCACCGGAATCCATCGCCGAGGAGCTGGCCGCGATCCGGACTGCCCGCGAGCAGCACCGGCTGCCCGGCACGGTGATCGTGCGGCAGGGTGCGACCAGACCGCTGACCGGCACGGTCCACCTCGAGGACGGCTCGCGGGTCGAGGCCACCGGGCAGCTGCCGGACGACCTGCCGCTGGGCTGGCACCGCCTCGTCACCGACGACCAGGACGTGGCGCTCGTGGTCGTGCCCACCGAGCTGCCGGAGCCACCGGAGACGTGGGGCTGGATGCTGCAGCTCTACGCCCTGCACTCGGCCGCGTCGTGGGGCCTGGGTGACCTCGGTGACCTGCGCACCTTCGTCGAGGGCAGCCGCGGCGCCGGGCTCGTCCTGCTCAACCCGCTGCACGCCGTCACACCGACACTGCCGGTGCCCGCTTCGCCGTACTCCCCGTCGAGCCGGCGGTTCGCGAACCCGCTCTATCTGCGGGTGGCCGACACGGACGCGTACAGGCGGGCCGATCCGCCGCTGCGTGAGCAGGTCGACGCGCTGCGACCGGCGCCCACCGCGGACGGGCTCATCGATTACACCGCCGTCTGGCAGGCGAAACGCGCCGCGCTGCAGCTGCTCTGGCCGCTCGCCGGCGAGGTGGACCTGACGGCCGACCCCGGACTCACCGACTTCGCGACGTTCTGCGCCCTCGCCGAGACGCACGGCCCGAACTGGCAGACCTGGCCGGAGGAGTTCCGGCGCCCGGACTCGCCGGCGGTCCAGGCGGCCCGCGGCGGGGACCGCGTCGCCTTCCACGTCTGGCTGCAGCGCCTGCTGGACGACCAGCTCAACGCCGCGAACCAGGCCGCCCGGGACGCCGGGATGCCGGTCGGGATCGTGCACGACCTCGCCGTCGGCATCGACCCGAACGGCGCCGACGGCTGGCTGCTGCAGGACGTGCTCGCCGCCGGCGTCCACACCGGGGCGCCGCCGGACGCCTTCAACCAGCTCGGCCAGGACTGGGGGCTCGCCGCCTGGCGGCCCGACCAGCTGATCGAGACGGGCTACGCCGCCTACCGCGACATGCTCCAGCGGATCTTCCGGCGGGCCGGTGGCCTGCGTGTCGACCACGTCGCCGGGCTGTGGCGGCTGTGGTGGGTGCCGCCGGGTCTCGGTCCCGCCGAGGGCACGTACGTGCACTACGACCCCGAGGCGATGCTGGGCATCCTGGCGCTCGAGGCGCACCGGGCCGGGGCCGTGGTGATCGGCGAGGACCTGGGCACGGTCCAGCCGGTGGTCACCGAGACGCTCGAACGCATGAACATGCTCCGGTCGGCCGTGCTGTGGTTCACCCGCGACTACGAGAACGACCCGACCCAGCAGTACCTGCCCGCGGCGGACTACCCCCGCAACGCCCTCGCGTCCATCTCGACCCACGACCTGCCCACCGCGGCCGGTTTCCTGGTCGGCGAGCAGGTCCGCGTCCGCGCCGAGCTGGGACAGCTGGCCGGAACGATCGAGGAGGAGCAGGACTACGCCGACAAGGACCGCGCCAAGCTGCTCTTCCGGCTCACCGAGGAGGGCCTGATCACCCCGGACAGCGGCCCCGACGAGATCATCGTGGCGATGCACCAGTTCCTCGCCCGGACCCCGTGCCGCTTCATCACGGCGTCGCTCTACGACGTGCTGGGCGAGCTGCGCCAGCCGAACCTCCCGGGGACCACGGACGAGTATCCGAACTGGCGGATCCCGCTGACCAGTAGCCTGGAGCAGATCCTGGCGGACCCCCGGGTGGACCGGGTCGCCGAGGTGCTGAGCGCACAGAAGGGTGTGGCCCGATGA
- a CDS encoding antitoxin — translation MSFLDKAKEFADKHDKQVDQVLEKVGDEVDKRTGHKYSGHIDKGVDEAQKRTGDGDTRA, via the coding sequence ATGAGCTTCCTGGACAAGGCGAAAGAGTTCGCCGACAAGCACGACAAGCAGGTCGACCAGGTGCTGGAGAAGGTCGGTGACGAGGTCGACAAGCGCACCGGCCACAAGTACAGCGGCCACATCGACAAGGGTGTCGACGAGGCCCAGAAGCGCACCGGGGACGGCGACACCCGCGCGTGA
- a CDS encoding antitoxin: MGFMDKAKDMADKHDEQVDQGLEKAGDQIDARTGNKHSDQIDKGVDQAQARTGAGDTQQ, encoded by the coding sequence ATGGGCTTCATGGACAAGGCCAAGGACATGGCCGACAAGCACGACGAGCAGGTCGACCAGGGCCTCGAGAAGGCCGGTGACCAGATCGACGCGCGCACCGGCAACAAGCACTCGGACCAGATCGACAAGGGTGTGGACCAGGCTCAGGCCCGTACAGGCGCCGGCGACACCCAGCAGTAG
- a CDS encoding sensor histidine kinase encodes MRGSDATLVRPRFLHSAFFYDTDDAYSIALAAFVREGLARDEAVAVVSGRDHTGLLRDALGEDATEVRFLPAEDWYVRPVRTIAGWAHLLKATTASGRSGTRLVGHAPFTQGLQSWVRFESALNRSLDGLPGHLLCPYDRGALPDDAVLGAGRTHPRLHDGGDWVDSTGYESPEQLLIEVPEPPYPVAGEPIIAVPVTEAVADLRAQVRGRADAEGWLSPDRVENLVLALTEVATNGVRHGGEHRELRVWLTDTAVVCEVTDDGRVPPGPLAGYLPPRPGMIGGMGLWLVQQLCDAMAIHSADGVTRARFALRRDLP; translated from the coding sequence GTGCGAGGCAGCGACGCAACCCTGGTCCGTCCCCGATTCCTGCACTCGGCGTTCTTCTACGACACCGACGACGCCTACTCCATCGCGCTGGCGGCGTTCGTCCGTGAGGGCCTGGCCAGGGACGAAGCGGTCGCTGTCGTCTCCGGGCGTGACCACACCGGGCTGCTGCGTGACGCGCTCGGCGAGGACGCCACGGAGGTTCGCTTCCTGCCCGCCGAGGACTGGTACGTCCGTCCCGTCCGGACCATCGCCGGCTGGGCACACCTGCTGAAGGCCACGACGGCGAGCGGACGCTCCGGGACCAGGCTCGTCGGTCACGCACCCTTCACCCAGGGACTTCAGAGCTGGGTACGGTTCGAGTCCGCCCTCAACCGGTCCCTGGACGGCCTCCCCGGACACCTCCTCTGCCCGTACGACCGGGGCGCGCTCCCGGACGACGCGGTGCTCGGCGCCGGGCGCACCCATCCGCGGCTGCACGACGGCGGTGACTGGGTGGACAGCACGGGATACGAATCCCCGGAACAGCTGCTGATCGAGGTGCCCGAGCCGCCCTACCCGGTGGCGGGAGAACCGATCATCGCCGTACCGGTGACGGAGGCCGTGGCCGACCTGCGCGCTCAGGTCCGCGGCCGGGCGGACGCGGAGGGCTGGTTGTCTCCCGACCGGGTCGAAAACCTCGTGCTGGCGCTCACCGAGGTCGCGACCAACGGTGTCCGGCACGGTGGTGAGCACCGGGAGCTGCGGGTCTGGCTGACCGACACCGCGGTGGTCTGCGAGGTGACCGACGACGGCCGGGTGCCGCCCGGTCCGCTGGCCGGTTATCTGCCGCCGCGGCCCGGCATGATCGGCGGCATGGGTCTGTGGCTGGTCCAGCAGCTCTGCGACGCCATGGCGATCCACTCCGCGGACGGGGTGACCCGGGCGCGCTTCGCCCTGCGGCGCGACCTCCCCTGA
- a CDS encoding polyketide synthase dehydratase domain-containing protein — MPQIPLSETSPPPAADAPGWEVLELARRTAEAHATFQRLMTEAHVEYLRVTETILAGRLAAAPVSGLPAESARISPGPDTAPVSAAQPAIDAPAVRVAPVVPVMPVVPAPAPTTVPAQPDRQGTPPAAPPAAPPAVPQAAAPTAPSAAPPAVPSADEKPESASKPESASKPESASKPEPLFTAEPLLDIPAPPVPPIAVVPEIVPEVPFPEGGVLVRPAPSWVETPLGGAPLPGLDAGPVHVVDGGSGLAAAVAAELTGRGVTAEASDGWGTGGVVFLGGMARPEVPEDAIDTQLAALRLAREGRDGGVFVTVADTAVRPAGAWLGGLHGLATTIGGERAAVSVECERGDRGPAAVAVLIADELTRGAGDRRVRLAADGTRTTGRPARPELSDWPGLVLGPDQRIGADSIVLAHDGGAALVELARETKCRLVLLGHTPLNEEPPGLTDAHDERAILRKFAAGTGGPDGLAGMRSRARAVLAVREIRATIEACEAAGARVRYLSVDTAEALVTALDRVRADWGPITALLHGPVQEPAEKTDTVAGAQLTDLAAVLAATARDPLETIVLFSARKDHALVAAALDRVAEAEQVRRPGCLVRSLTWNSARTEKVQPERARPGTVSVSAEAYPWIGDHRPQDVPILPPAAGLGWMAAAVRAREPEAVLTGFRVLRAVATAEPQTVSITTSGREVSLINGAGEPCFRARFGAPGPDREWRPTGDPARFPGSSIYAGRPLFHGPLLRAIRSLGEIGPAGVVGTVLGAKALGWADDDLPVDLPALDGAMQLSGVWAMDEHRPVLPMGMAECRIHRWGRLPGPALCVVADGRRDDHGARCDTALVGPDGELWMELLGIEFVALPADAPALSAPRPDPANWA; from the coding sequence GTGCCGCAGATACCCCTGTCCGAGACCTCGCCGCCGCCCGCGGCCGACGCGCCGGGTTGGGAGGTGCTGGAGTTGGCGCGGCGCACCGCCGAGGCACATGCGACCTTCCAACGGCTGATGACCGAGGCGCACGTGGAATATCTGCGCGTCACCGAGACGATCCTGGCCGGACGCCTCGCCGCAGCCCCGGTCAGCGGCTTGCCGGCCGAATCCGCTCGGATCAGCCCCGGTCCGGACACCGCTCCTGTCAGCGCAGCTCAACCTGCGATCGACGCTCCCGCTGTCCGCGTGGCGCCGGTCGTGCCGGTCATGCCGGTCGTGCCGGCCCCCGCCCCGACGACAGTCCCGGCCCAGCCGGACCGCCAGGGCACACCACCAGCCGCACCGCCGGCGGCACCCCCGGCCGTGCCCCAGGCTGCAGCCCCAACCGCACCGTCGGCCGCACCCCCGGCCGTACCGTCGGCCGATGAGAAGCCGGAGTCGGCGTCGAAGCCGGAGTCGGCGTCGAAGCCGGAGTCGGCGTCGAAGCCCGAGCCGCTCTTCACCGCCGAGCCTCTGCTCGACATCCCGGCTCCGCCGGTTCCCCCGATCGCCGTTGTGCCGGAGATCGTTCCGGAGGTTCCGTTCCCGGAGGGCGGCGTGCTGGTGCGGCCGGCACCGTCCTGGGTGGAGACGCCGCTGGGTGGCGCACCGCTCCCCGGCCTGGACGCCGGTCCGGTGCACGTCGTCGACGGTGGCAGCGGCCTCGCCGCCGCGGTGGCTGCCGAGCTGACCGGGCGCGGCGTCACGGCCGAGGCGAGTGACGGCTGGGGTACCGGCGGGGTTGTCTTCCTGGGTGGCATGGCCCGCCCGGAGGTTCCCGAGGACGCCATCGACACCCAGCTCGCCGCCCTGCGGCTGGCGCGTGAGGGCCGGGACGGCGGGGTCTTCGTGACCGTGGCCGACACCGCCGTCCGGCCTGCCGGCGCCTGGCTCGGCGGCCTGCACGGGCTCGCCACTACCATCGGCGGGGAACGCGCCGCGGTGTCGGTCGAGTGCGAACGCGGCGACCGTGGCCCGGCCGCCGTCGCGGTGCTGATCGCCGACGAGCTCACCCGCGGCGCCGGGGACCGGCGGGTCCGGCTGGCTGCGGACGGCACCCGCACGACCGGACGGCCGGCCCGTCCCGAGCTGTCGGACTGGCCCGGCCTGGTCCTCGGACCGGACCAGCGGATCGGCGCCGACTCCATCGTGCTGGCCCACGACGGCGGTGCGGCTCTGGTCGAGCTGGCCCGTGAGACGAAGTGCCGGCTGGTCCTGCTCGGTCACACACCGCTCAACGAGGAGCCGCCGGGTCTGACCGACGCCCACGACGAGCGGGCCATCCTGCGGAAGTTCGCTGCCGGCACGGGCGGCCCGGACGGACTCGCCGGCATGCGGTCACGGGCCCGTGCGGTGCTGGCCGTGCGGGAGATCCGCGCCACGATCGAGGCCTGCGAGGCGGCCGGTGCCCGGGTCCGCTATCTCAGTGTCGACACCGCCGAGGCGCTGGTCACGGCCCTCGACCGGGTCCGCGCCGACTGGGGACCGATCACGGCTCTGCTGCACGGCCCGGTGCAGGAGCCGGCGGAGAAGACCGACACGGTGGCGGGTGCCCAGCTCACCGACCTGGCCGCCGTGCTCGCGGCGACCGCGCGGGATCCGCTCGAGACGATCGTGCTCTTCTCCGCCCGCAAGGACCACGCCCTGGTCGCGGCGGCTCTCGACCGGGTCGCCGAGGCCGAGCAGGTACGCCGCCCCGGCTGCCTCGTGCGCTCGCTGACGTGGAACTCCGCGCGTACCGAGAAGGTCCAGCCGGAGCGTGCACGGCCCGGCACCGTCTCGGTGAGCGCTGAGGCGTACCCGTGGATCGGTGACCACCGGCCGCAGGACGTGCCGATCCTGCCGCCGGCCGCCGGTCTGGGCTGGATGGCCGCGGCCGTCAGGGCGCGGGAGCCGGAGGCCGTGCTCACCGGATTCCGCGTGCTGCGCGCGGTCGCGACGGCCGAGCCGCAGACGGTCTCGATCACGACGTCGGGCCGTGAGGTGTCGCTGATCAACGGCGCCGGTGAGCCGTGTTTCCGGGCCCGGTTCGGTGCACCCGGCCCCGACCGTGAGTGGCGGCCCACCGGCGATCCGGCGCGTTTCCCGGGGTCGTCGATCTACGCGGGCCGGCCGCTGTTCCACGGTCCGCTGCTGCGGGCGATCCGCTCGCTGGGGGAGATCGGCCCGGCCGGGGTCGTCGGTACGGTCCTCGGCGCGAAGGCGCTGGGCTGGGCCGACGACGACCTGCCGGTGGATCTCCCCGCGCTGGACGGCGCGATGCAGCTCAGCGGGGTCTGGGCGATGGACGAGCACCGCCCGGTGCTGCCGATGGGCATGGCCGAGTGCCGGATCCACCGCTGGGGGCGCCTGCCCGGCCCCGCGCTCTGCGTGGTGGCCGACGGCCGGCGTGACGATCACGGTGCCCGGTGCGACACCGCGCTGGTCGGCCCGGACGGCGAGCTGTGGATGGAACTGCTCGGCATCGAGTTCGTGGCGTTGCCGGCGGACGCGCCCGCGCTCAGCGCGCCGCGACCAGACCCAGCGAACTGGGCCTGA
- a CDS encoding DUF1501 domain-containing protein, translating into MSVVNCGCAPVSRRKLLAAGAAGAFAGLVGEQLSTQLAFAADNSYAGDVLVLLSLRGGFDGLSAIVPAGDAGYYRARPGIAVPKSQLIGGDAYFGLNPALAPMLPFWRAGTFGAVQAVGQSAPNRSHFSAMEELERAAPGTTVRTGWLDRMMGGLGADSPLDAVSVGSAMPARVLAGPAPNLGLAAIDDFVLSGEDRTRPMAATMAALYAGAPEALAATTAMTTGALATTRTLKTAGYTPANGAVYPDTDLGAALRDVARLVKADIGLMSATVDSGDWDMHENLGTAAPGKKMYDHLADLAEALAAFATDLGAAGLARVTLVTVSEFGRRVAQNGSGGLDHGYGNTMLVLGGGVRGGKVHGRWPGLAAAQLVDGDLAVTTDYRAVIGEILRARCGVTDVAGVFPGVRPSSLGLVAAR; encoded by the coding sequence GTGTCCGTTGTCAATTGCGGCTGTGCCCCGGTCAGCCGGCGCAAACTGCTCGCGGCCGGTGCCGCCGGGGCGTTCGCCGGGCTGGTCGGCGAGCAGCTCTCCACCCAGCTCGCCTTTGCCGCGGACAACTCGTACGCGGGAGACGTGCTCGTCCTGCTCTCGTTGCGGGGCGGCTTCGACGGACTCTCCGCGATCGTGCCGGCGGGGGACGCGGGCTACTACCGGGCGCGGCCGGGCATCGCGGTGCCGAAGTCGCAGCTGATCGGCGGGGACGCGTACTTCGGGCTGAACCCGGCGCTGGCGCCGATGCTGCCGTTCTGGCGGGCGGGGACGTTCGGCGCGGTCCAGGCCGTCGGGCAGTCCGCGCCGAACCGCTCGCACTTCTCGGCGATGGAGGAGCTCGAACGGGCCGCGCCCGGCACCACGGTCCGGACCGGCTGGCTGGACCGGATGATGGGCGGGCTCGGCGCGGACTCCCCGCTCGACGCCGTCTCGGTCGGCAGCGCGATGCCGGCCCGGGTGCTGGCCGGTCCCGCCCCCAACCTGGGGCTCGCCGCGATCGACGACTTCGTGCTATCCGGCGAGGACAGGACCCGGCCGATGGCCGCGACCATGGCCGCCCTGTACGCCGGAGCCCCGGAAGCACTGGCGGCGACCACGGCAATGACCACGGGTGCTCTCGCCACGACCCGCACGCTGAAGACCGCGGGGTACACGCCGGCGAACGGCGCGGTGTACCCGGACACGGATCTGGGGGCGGCGCTGCGCGATGTCGCCCGGCTGGTCAAGGCGGACATCGGCCTGATGAGCGCGACCGTCGACTCCGGCGACTGGGACATGCACGAGAACCTCGGCACCGCCGCACCGGGCAAGAAGATGTACGACCACCTGGCGGACCTGGCCGAGGCGCTGGCGGCGTTCGCCACCGACCTCGGCGCTGCCGGTCTGGCCCGGGTCACCCTGGTCACGGTCAGCGAGTTCGGCCGCCGCGTCGCGCAGAACGGCTCGGGGGGTCTCGACCACGGGTACGGCAACACGATGCTCGTACTCGGGGGAGGGGTCCGGGGTGGGAAGGTGCACGGCCGCTGGCCGGGCCTGGCCGCCGCCCAGCTGGTGGACGGCGACCTGGCCGTGACGACCGACTACCGTGCGGTGATCGGTGAGATCCTGCGGGCCCGCTGCGGTGTCACCGACGTCGCGGGCGTCTTTCCCGGTGTCAGGCCCAGTTCGCTGGGTCTGGTCGCGGCGCGCTGA
- a CDS encoding DUF1800 domain-containing protein has product MSVAVREQRAGNPAKVGHPADVEEVTATSDFLPADPLLHLLRRATYGPTPASAAEIGRLGAPAWLERQLEPASIADPVATELVARLPLSGATIDGVRANTKRYGWSAMYELGCAAVARAVWSERQLLEIMVDFWSNHLNVTNPSGDVWDSRPDYDRRVIRPHALGRFADLLKASARHPAMLTYLDNRFSTRAAPNENYGRELLELHTVGLGYTESDVKNAARLLTGLTVSWDTGKYRYDAGKHATGAVKVLGFRHTNATATGGERAALVLLDHLALHPATARRIATKLCVRFVADEPPASLVTRLTKVYLDNRSAIVPVLRALFTSPEFADSAGAKTRTPYEDIVATVRTLGYAPEKTGTKALMALYWISESAGQAPMAWAPPNGYPDVATAWAAPSGQVVRWNAHLNIVAGWWPSTLERPASLLSAFAGTVPATYGALIDAVAERLVGRTMAPVHTAAIAAFYGKTPASALKGNDAAAGWAFVYLPALLLNSPYFALR; this is encoded by the coding sequence ATGTCGGTTGCCGTTCGGGAGCAGCGCGCCGGGAACCCAGCAAAGGTCGGACATCCGGCCGACGTCGAGGAGGTGACAGCGACCTCGGACTTCCTCCCCGCGGATCCGTTGCTGCATCTGCTGCGCCGCGCGACGTACGGACCGACACCGGCCTCGGCCGCCGAGATCGGCCGGCTGGGCGCGCCGGCCTGGCTGGAGCGGCAGCTCGAGCCTGCGTCGATCGCGGACCCGGTGGCCACCGAGCTGGTCGCGCGGCTCCCGCTGAGCGGTGCCACGATCGACGGCGTACGCGCAAACACCAAGCGGTACGGCTGGTCGGCCATGTACGAGCTGGGCTGCGCTGCGGTGGCCCGCGCGGTGTGGAGCGAGCGGCAGCTGCTGGAGATCATGGTCGACTTCTGGTCGAACCATCTGAACGTGACCAACCCGTCGGGTGACGTGTGGGACAGCCGGCCCGATTACGACCGCAGGGTGATCCGCCCGCACGCGCTGGGACGTTTTGCGGACCTGCTCAAGGCGAGTGCCCGGCACCCGGCGATGCTCACGTACCTGGACAACCGCTTCTCGACCCGTGCCGCCCCGAACGAGAACTACGGCCGTGAGCTGCTCGAACTGCACACCGTGGGGCTCGGTTACACGGAGTCCGACGTCAAGAACGCCGCCCGGCTGCTCACCGGCCTGACTGTCAGCTGGGACACCGGCAAGTACCGCTACGACGCCGGGAAGCACGCCACGGGTGCGGTCAAGGTGCTCGGCTTCCGCCACACCAATGCCACCGCCACCGGGGGCGAGCGCGCGGCGCTGGTCCTGCTCGACCACCTGGCACTGCACCCGGCGACGGCCAGACGCATCGCGACCAAACTCTGCGTGCGTTTTGTCGCGGACGAGCCGCCCGCGTCGCTGGTCACCAGGCTGACCAAGGTCTACCTCGACAACAGGTCCGCGATCGTGCCCGTGCTGCGGGCGCTGTTCACGTCACCGGAGTTCGCGGACTCGGCCGGGGCCAAGACGCGGACGCCGTACGAGGACATCGTCGCCACCGTGCGCACCCTCGGCTACGCGCCGGAGAAGACCGGGACCAAGGCGCTGATGGCGCTCTACTGGATCAGCGAGTCAGCGGGGCAGGCGCCGATGGCGTGGGCGCCGCCGAACGGCTACCCGGACGTGGCGACCGCCTGGGCGGCGCCGTCCGGGCAGGTCGTCCGCTGGAACGCCCATTTGAACATCGTGGCCGGCTGGTGGCCGAGCACGCTGGAACGCCCGGCCTCGCTGCTCAGCGCCTTCGCCGGGACGGTGCCCGCGACCTACGGCGCGCTGATCGACGCCGTTGCCGAGCGGCTGGTCGGCCGCACGATGGCGCCGGTGCACACCGCGGCGATCGCCGCCTTCTACGGCAAGACACCCGCGTCCGCGCTCAAGGGAAACGACGCCGCCGCGGGCTGGGCCTTCGTCTACCTGCCGGCCCTGCTGCTCAACTCTCCCTACTTCGCGCTGAGGTGA
- a CDS encoding spermidine synthase: protein MAQRKRGERRVETVASGVAELVGDPDRSSGWTLLLDGAPQSHVDLADPTYLEFEYIRRMAAAIDLTAPPGTPLRVLHLGGGALTLPRYVAATRPGSPQRVVEIDGPLVELVRKALPWDPKAKLRVRVGDAREAVTGMRDDGYDVVIVDVFAGSRTPAHLASVEFIREVARVLAPGGRLIANVADGPPLKYARSQVATIRAVLPEACLVADAAVLRGRRFGNLVVIAGRTPLPVTELSRRAAGDWFPGRVETDLDRFTSGQPAATDIDAVPSPAPPEGLFSSRPQT from the coding sequence GTGGCGCAGCGCAAGCGGGGTGAACGGCGGGTCGAGACGGTCGCCTCGGGTGTCGCCGAGCTCGTCGGAGACCCGGACCGGTCCTCCGGCTGGACGCTGCTGCTCGACGGCGCGCCGCAGTCGCACGTCGACCTGGCCGACCCGACCTACCTCGAGTTCGAGTACATCCGGCGCATGGCCGCGGCGATCGACCTGACCGCGCCGCCCGGCACACCACTCCGGGTCCTGCACCTCGGCGGCGGCGCGCTGACCCTTCCCCGCTACGTCGCCGCGACCCGGCCCGGCTCACCGCAGCGGGTGGTCGAGATCGACGGACCGCTGGTCGAGCTCGTGCGCAAAGCCCTCCCCTGGGACCCCAAGGCCAAACTGCGGGTCCGGGTCGGCGATGCGCGCGAGGCCGTCACCGGCATGCGCGACGACGGGTACGACGTGGTCATCGTCGACGTGTTCGCGGGTTCGCGCACACCCGCCCACCTCGCCTCGGTCGAGTTCATCCGCGAGGTCGCCCGGGTCCTCGCCCCCGGCGGCCGCCTGATCGCCAACGTCGCCGACGGCCCACCCCTGAAGTACGCCCGCAGCCAGGTCGCCACGATCCGCGCCGTCCTGCCGGAGGCGTGCCTCGTGGCCGACGCCGCGGTGCTGCGCGGCCGGCGCTTCGGCAACCTGGTCGTGATCGCCGGGCGTACGCCCCTGCCCGTGACCGAGCTGAGCCGGCGCGCGGCCGGCGACTGGTTCCCGGGGCGCGTCGAAACTGACCTCGATCGATTCACCTCCGGGCAACCGGCGGCAACAGACATCGACGCTGTTCCCTCTCCGGCCCCTCCGGAGGGACTGTTCAGCTCGCGTCCCCAGACCTGA